In the genome of Phlebotomus papatasi isolate M1 chromosome 2, Ppap_2.1, whole genome shotgun sequence, one region contains:
- the LOC129802477 gene encoding vacuolar protein sorting-associated protein 35 isoform X1 — protein MYPWSSPSYNSSGGLRKSIPQQMPQTPVNSAMDEQEKLLGDAIQVVQSQAFQMKCFLDKGRLMDALKGASTMLGELRTSLLSPKSYYELYMAITDELRHLELYLLDEFQKGRRVPDLYELVQYAGNIVPRLYLLITVGLVYIKTNGALKRSILKDLVEMCRGVQNPLRGLFLRNYLLQCTRNILPDSLTSTEDSEGTVYDSIDFVLMNFAEMNKLWVRMQHQGHSSEKQRREKEREELKILVGTNLVRLSQLEAATLDTYQRLILPGILEQVVSCRDAIAQEYLMECIIQVFPDEFHLQTLDPFLKSCAQLQSGVNVKNIIISLIDRLAAFNQRNGKGAMGNEGGEGGEGDLGVEVQLFEVFSIQIANIVQVRTDMPLEDTVSLQVALISLAQKVYADRVDYVDKVLETTNHILERLNMTSIPHTLTVNQELSRLLRMCVDFYSVLTILQLKFFAPLLEKFDYNSRKSLALYIVLNILDNETLIPTSEQADSVLGMLGPLLKDQDDQPAMKPDAEDFAEEQGIVARFVHLLKSDDPDTQYKILQTARKHFGQGGGARIKHVLPPIVFQAFQLAHKYKSISEEDEMWDKKCQKILQFCHGTISVLAKSELPELALRLYLQGALCVGQIGYTNHESVAYDFMTRAFSLYEDEISDSKAQLAAITLIMATFEQMTCFSEENAEPLRTNCALAASKLLKKPDQCRAVVTCASLFWSGKQNGGEMHDEKRTLECLKKGARIASQCLDQGVQVQLYVELLNHYIFYFEAGHSGITVPILNQLITKINEELPNLEPSEETKQIEMHYQNTMAHIRNKLESSETGLEAAYAGIMLN, from the exons ATGTACCCATGGAGTTCGCCGTCGTACAATTCGTCCGGAGGACTGAGGAAGTCAATCCCTCAGCAAATG CCTCAGACTCCAGTCAATTCGGCCATGGATGAGCAGGAAAAGCTCCTGGGTGATGCCATACAGGTGGTGCAGAGTCAAGCATTCCAGATGAAGTGTTTCCTGGACAAGGGACGCCTCATGGATGCCCTCAAAGGAGCTTCGACGATGCTGGGTGAACTCCGGACGTCACTGCTGTCGCCCAAGAGCTACTACGAACTCT ACATGGCGATAACAGATGAACTCCGTCACTTGGAACTCTACCTTCTGGATGAATTCCAGAAGGGACGCAGAGTTCCGGATCTCTATGAACTGGTTCAGTATGCGGGGAATATTGTGCCGCGTCTGTACTTGCTCATAACCGTGGGTTTGGTGTACATCAAGACAAATGGGGCTCTCAAACGGAGCATCCTCAAAGATCTCGTAGAAATGTGCCGGGGCGTTCAGAATCCCCTTCGCGGACTCTTTCTGCGCAATTACCTGCTCCAGTGCACCCGTAACATCCTCCCGGACAGCCTCACGTCCACCGAGGACAGTGAGGGCACGGTCTACGATTCCATCGATTTTGTCCTGATGAATTTTGCCGAGATGAACAAACTCTGGGTCAGGATGCAGCATCAGGGGCATTCGAGTGAGAAGCAAAGACGTGAGAAGGAACGGGAGGAATTGAAAATTCTCGTGGGGACGAATCTCGTGCGTCTGTCTCAGCTCGAAGCAGCCACTCTGGACACCTATCAGCGTCTCATTCTGCCCGGAATTCTGGAGCAAGTGGTCAGCTGTCGCGATGCCATTGCCCAGGAATACCTCATGGAGTGCATCATTCAAGTGTTTCCGGATGAATTTCACCTGCAAACCCTCGATCCCTTTCTCAAATCCTGCGCCCAATTGCAATCAG GTGTTAATGTGAAGAACATCATAATATCGCTGATTGATCGTCTGGCTGCGTTCAATCAGCGCAACGGGAAGGGTGCCATGGGCAATGAGGGTGGTGAGGGCGGTGAGGGTGATTTGGGTGTTGAGGTGCAGCTGTTTGAGGTGTTTAGCATTCAAATTGCGAATATTGTGCAAGTACGCACGGATATGCCCCTGGAAGATACTGTATCGTTGCAGGTGGCATTAATAAGTCTCGCACAGAAAGTCTATGCAGATCGGGTGGATTATGTGGATAAAGTCCTCGAGACGACAAATCACATTCTCGAGCGTCTCAATATGACGAGTATTCCGCATACGTTGACGGTTAATCAGGAGTTGTCGCGTCTTTTGCGAATGTGCGTGGACTTTTACAGTGTCCTGACAATTCTGCAATTGAAGTTTTTTGCGCCACTTTTGGAGAAATTTGACTATAATTCGCGAAAATCCCTGGCACTGTATATTGTGCTGAATATTCTGGACAATGAGACATTGATACCGACGTCAGAGCAGGCTGATAGTGTTTTGGGAATGTTGGGACCGTTGCTTAAGGATCAGGATGATCAGCCGGCAATGAAGCCGGATGCGGAGGATTTTGCCGAAGAACAGGGAATTGTGGCGAGATTTGTGCATTTGCTCAAATCCGATGATCCCGATACACAGTACAAAATCCTCCAGACGGCCAGGAAGCATTTTGGTCAGGGTGGTGGTGCTAGGATAAAGCATGTACTGCCACCAATTGTCTTTCAGGCATTTCAATTGGCTCACAAGTACAAGAGTATCAGTGAAGAGGATGAAATGTGGGATAAAAAGTGTCAGAAGATTCTGCAATTTTGCCATGGAACAATTTCTGTTCTGGCAAAGTCAGAACTGCCAGAATTGGCATTGAGGTTGTACCTTCAGGGGGCGCTGTGTGTTGGACAGATTGGTTATACAAATCACGAATCTGTGGCATATGATTTTATGACAAGGGCATTTTCACTGTATGAGGATGAAATAAGTGATTCAAAGGCTCAATTGGCAGCAATTACACTGATTATGGCGACTTTTGAGCAAATGACGTGCTTCAGTGAGGAAAATGCTGAACCATTGAGGACAAATTGTGCCCTGGCAGCTTCAAAGTTGCTCAAGAAGCCCGATCAGTGTCGTGCAGTTGTCACGTGTGCCAGTTTATTCTGGAGTGGGAAGCAAAATGGGGGTGAGATGCATGATGAGAAGAGGACATTGGAGTGCCTAAAGAAGGGTGCTCGAATTGCATCTCAGTGCCTGGATCAGGGAGTTCAGGTGCAATTGTATGTTGAACTCCTCAATCACTACATATTCTACTTTGAGGCTGGACATTCGGGTATCACAGTTCCCATTCTCAATCAACTCATCACGAAGATCAATGAGGAACTGCCGAATTTGGAGCCGTCGGAGGAGACTAAACAAATTGAGATGCACTATCAGAATACAATGGCTCACATTCGGAATAAACTGGAGAGTTCAGAAACTGGCCTAGAGGCGGCATATGCGGGAATTATGCTGAACTAG
- the LOC129802491 gene encoding uncharacterized peptidase C1-like protein F26E4.3: protein MAVSIRWSVAGVVCLLAILQPLFAQYDDFPGPYCADSRYGGCCNNREDTCSVPISTTLCYCDEFCNRTTNSDCCPDYQRVCLGIAPEPVLRCHHKGTYFTQFDPPVKDNCNLCRCQPDGQVLCDRETCLVDEDLLHNINSASRTLGWRASNYTEFWGRKYSDGLDLRLGTFEPTYPVKAMTRLTSRRSEHPRSFDSRDQWPGFVSRVVDQGWCGSSWAVSTTSVASDRFAILSKGREVVQLAPQHLLSCVRKQRGCNGGHLDVAWNYLRRAGVADEECYPYEASRNKCRVHRGANLLTLGCHLPTKVPREHFYQMGPAYSLNNETDIMGEIHRSGPVQATMRVYRDFFSYSGGIYKHSQSDSEPSGFHSVRIVGWGEEQEGYSVTKYWIAANSWGTWWGENGYFRILRGTNECEIENYVLASWADVFIKAKVSSQGQSFARRRYRRRN from the exons ATGGCAGTGAGCATACGATGGAGTGTGGCGGGTGTTGTATGTCTTTTGGCCATTCTTCAGCCACTTTTTGCACAATACGATGACTTTCCCGGACCCTACTGTGCAGATTCCAGATACGGAGGATGCTGCAACAATCGTGAGGACACATGCTCCGTCCCAATTTCCA CAACCCTCTGCTATTGTGACGAATTCTGTAATCGAACGACAAATAGCGACTGCTGCCCAGACTACCAAAGAGTTTGTTTGGGTATTGCACCAGAACCAGTTCTTAGGTGTCACCACAAGGGCACCTACTTCACCCAGTTTGACCCGCCCGTTAAAGATAACTGCAACCTATGCCGATGCCAACCAGACGGACAAGTGCTCTGCGATCGAGAGACTTGCCTGGTTGACGAAGATCTCCTGCACAACATCAACAGTGCTTCAAGAACACTAGGCTGGCGTGCAAGCAACTATACTGAATTCTGGGGGCGCAAGTACTCAGACGGCCTAGATCTTCGTTTGGGAACTTTCGAACCGACCTATCCTGTTAAAGCCATGACACGCTTAACCAGTCGCCGTAGTGAACATCCACGATCTTTTGACTCTCGCGATCAATGGCCAGGTTTCGTGTCACGCGTCGTCGATCAGGGTTGGTGTGGTTCATCTTGGGCCGTTTCGACAACGTCAGTTGCATCAGATCGCTTTGCAATCCTATCAAAGGGTCGTGAAGTAGTTCAATTGGCACCCCAGCACTTGCTTTCTTGCGTACGAAAGCAACGTGGTTGCAATGGAGGACACCTCGATGTAGCATGGAACTACTTGAGAAGGGCTGGAGTTGCCGATGAAGAGTGTTACCCCTATGAAGCTTCACGCAATAAGTGTAGAGTTCACCGTGGAGCAAATCTTCTAACTCTAGGATGTCATTTACCAACCAAAGTTCCCCGAGAGCATTTCTATCAAATGGGTCCTGCATACTCACTCAACAATGAGACAGACATTATGGGCGAAATACATCGTTCTGGACCTGTTCAAGCCACTATGAGGGTCTACAGAGATTTCTTCAGTTACTCTGGCGGAATCTACAAACACTCGCAATCTGACTCCGAACCAAGTGGTTTTCACTCTGTTAGGATCGTTGGATGGGGAGAAGAGCAGGAAGGTTATTCAGTAACGAAATACTGG ATCGCTGCCAATTCTTGGGGTACTTGGTGGGGTGAAAATGGTTACTTCCGCATTCTGCGTGGCACCAATGAATGCGAAATCGAAAACTACGTTCTAGCCTCATGGGCAGATGTGTTCATAAAGGCAAAGGTCTCCTCTCAGGGCCAGAGCTTTGCTAGACGTCGCTACCGACGCCGCAACTAA
- the LOC129802477 gene encoding vacuolar protein sorting-associated protein 35 isoform X2, whose product MPQTPVNSAMDEQEKLLGDAIQVVQSQAFQMKCFLDKGRLMDALKGASTMLGELRTSLLSPKSYYELYMAITDELRHLELYLLDEFQKGRRVPDLYELVQYAGNIVPRLYLLITVGLVYIKTNGALKRSILKDLVEMCRGVQNPLRGLFLRNYLLQCTRNILPDSLTSTEDSEGTVYDSIDFVLMNFAEMNKLWVRMQHQGHSSEKQRREKEREELKILVGTNLVRLSQLEAATLDTYQRLILPGILEQVVSCRDAIAQEYLMECIIQVFPDEFHLQTLDPFLKSCAQLQSGVNVKNIIISLIDRLAAFNQRNGKGAMGNEGGEGGEGDLGVEVQLFEVFSIQIANIVQVRTDMPLEDTVSLQVALISLAQKVYADRVDYVDKVLETTNHILERLNMTSIPHTLTVNQELSRLLRMCVDFYSVLTILQLKFFAPLLEKFDYNSRKSLALYIVLNILDNETLIPTSEQADSVLGMLGPLLKDQDDQPAMKPDAEDFAEEQGIVARFVHLLKSDDPDTQYKILQTARKHFGQGGGARIKHVLPPIVFQAFQLAHKYKSISEEDEMWDKKCQKILQFCHGTISVLAKSELPELALRLYLQGALCVGQIGYTNHESVAYDFMTRAFSLYEDEISDSKAQLAAITLIMATFEQMTCFSEENAEPLRTNCALAASKLLKKPDQCRAVVTCASLFWSGKQNGGEMHDEKRTLECLKKGARIASQCLDQGVQVQLYVELLNHYIFYFEAGHSGITVPILNQLITKINEELPNLEPSEETKQIEMHYQNTMAHIRNKLESSETGLEAAYAGIMLN is encoded by the exons ATG CCTCAGACTCCAGTCAATTCGGCCATGGATGAGCAGGAAAAGCTCCTGGGTGATGCCATACAGGTGGTGCAGAGTCAAGCATTCCAGATGAAGTGTTTCCTGGACAAGGGACGCCTCATGGATGCCCTCAAAGGAGCTTCGACGATGCTGGGTGAACTCCGGACGTCACTGCTGTCGCCCAAGAGCTACTACGAACTCT ACATGGCGATAACAGATGAACTCCGTCACTTGGAACTCTACCTTCTGGATGAATTCCAGAAGGGACGCAGAGTTCCGGATCTCTATGAACTGGTTCAGTATGCGGGGAATATTGTGCCGCGTCTGTACTTGCTCATAACCGTGGGTTTGGTGTACATCAAGACAAATGGGGCTCTCAAACGGAGCATCCTCAAAGATCTCGTAGAAATGTGCCGGGGCGTTCAGAATCCCCTTCGCGGACTCTTTCTGCGCAATTACCTGCTCCAGTGCACCCGTAACATCCTCCCGGACAGCCTCACGTCCACCGAGGACAGTGAGGGCACGGTCTACGATTCCATCGATTTTGTCCTGATGAATTTTGCCGAGATGAACAAACTCTGGGTCAGGATGCAGCATCAGGGGCATTCGAGTGAGAAGCAAAGACGTGAGAAGGAACGGGAGGAATTGAAAATTCTCGTGGGGACGAATCTCGTGCGTCTGTCTCAGCTCGAAGCAGCCACTCTGGACACCTATCAGCGTCTCATTCTGCCCGGAATTCTGGAGCAAGTGGTCAGCTGTCGCGATGCCATTGCCCAGGAATACCTCATGGAGTGCATCATTCAAGTGTTTCCGGATGAATTTCACCTGCAAACCCTCGATCCCTTTCTCAAATCCTGCGCCCAATTGCAATCAG GTGTTAATGTGAAGAACATCATAATATCGCTGATTGATCGTCTGGCTGCGTTCAATCAGCGCAACGGGAAGGGTGCCATGGGCAATGAGGGTGGTGAGGGCGGTGAGGGTGATTTGGGTGTTGAGGTGCAGCTGTTTGAGGTGTTTAGCATTCAAATTGCGAATATTGTGCAAGTACGCACGGATATGCCCCTGGAAGATACTGTATCGTTGCAGGTGGCATTAATAAGTCTCGCACAGAAAGTCTATGCAGATCGGGTGGATTATGTGGATAAAGTCCTCGAGACGACAAATCACATTCTCGAGCGTCTCAATATGACGAGTATTCCGCATACGTTGACGGTTAATCAGGAGTTGTCGCGTCTTTTGCGAATGTGCGTGGACTTTTACAGTGTCCTGACAATTCTGCAATTGAAGTTTTTTGCGCCACTTTTGGAGAAATTTGACTATAATTCGCGAAAATCCCTGGCACTGTATATTGTGCTGAATATTCTGGACAATGAGACATTGATACCGACGTCAGAGCAGGCTGATAGTGTTTTGGGAATGTTGGGACCGTTGCTTAAGGATCAGGATGATCAGCCGGCAATGAAGCCGGATGCGGAGGATTTTGCCGAAGAACAGGGAATTGTGGCGAGATTTGTGCATTTGCTCAAATCCGATGATCCCGATACACAGTACAAAATCCTCCAGACGGCCAGGAAGCATTTTGGTCAGGGTGGTGGTGCTAGGATAAAGCATGTACTGCCACCAATTGTCTTTCAGGCATTTCAATTGGCTCACAAGTACAAGAGTATCAGTGAAGAGGATGAAATGTGGGATAAAAAGTGTCAGAAGATTCTGCAATTTTGCCATGGAACAATTTCTGTTCTGGCAAAGTCAGAACTGCCAGAATTGGCATTGAGGTTGTACCTTCAGGGGGCGCTGTGTGTTGGACAGATTGGTTATACAAATCACGAATCTGTGGCATATGATTTTATGACAAGGGCATTTTCACTGTATGAGGATGAAATAAGTGATTCAAAGGCTCAATTGGCAGCAATTACACTGATTATGGCGACTTTTGAGCAAATGACGTGCTTCAGTGAGGAAAATGCTGAACCATTGAGGACAAATTGTGCCCTGGCAGCTTCAAAGTTGCTCAAGAAGCCCGATCAGTGTCGTGCAGTTGTCACGTGTGCCAGTTTATTCTGGAGTGGGAAGCAAAATGGGGGTGAGATGCATGATGAGAAGAGGACATTGGAGTGCCTAAAGAAGGGTGCTCGAATTGCATCTCAGTGCCTGGATCAGGGAGTTCAGGTGCAATTGTATGTTGAACTCCTCAATCACTACATATTCTACTTTGAGGCTGGACATTCGGGTATCACAGTTCCCATTCTCAATCAACTCATCACGAAGATCAATGAGGAACTGCCGAATTTGGAGCCGTCGGAGGAGACTAAACAAATTGAGATGCACTATCAGAATACAATGGCTCACATTCGGAATAAACTGGAGAGTTCAGAAACTGGCCTAGAGGCGGCATATGCGGGAATTATGCTGAACTAG